The following proteins are encoded in a genomic region of Alphaproteobacteria bacterium:
- the prfA gene encoding peptide chain release factor 1 — translation MIPTEKLARVVERFAELEHKLAQPGHAAEQFTKLSKEYAELEPVADAVAAWENVTKEMRELEALAADPDMKAMAETELAELKRRMPEMERQMLRLLLPKDEADERSAILEVRAGTGGGEAALFAALLFEMYRKYAALRGWKFETLSLSESEIGGLREGTASIEGRGVFARLKFESGVHRVQRVPATENSGRVHTSTATVAVMPEAEEVDIQIHERDLKIDTFRASGAGGQHVNKTESAVRFTHIPTGVVVACQDERSQHKNRDRAMKMLRAKLYEQQRSAKDAARAAHRKGQVGTGDRSERIRTYNFPQSRVTDHRVELTLYKIDEIVNGTALDEIIDVLLSHDEAERLAELG, via the coding sequence GCCGCCGAGCAATTCACCAAGCTGTCCAAGGAATATGCCGAGCTTGAGCCGGTCGCCGACGCCGTGGCCGCGTGGGAAAATGTCACGAAGGAAATGCGCGAGCTTGAGGCGCTGGCCGCCGACCCCGACATGAAGGCGATGGCCGAAACCGAGCTTGCCGAACTGAAGCGCCGGATGCCGGAGATGGAACGGCAGATGCTGCGCCTGCTGCTGCCCAAGGACGAAGCCGACGAGCGCAGCGCGATTCTCGAAGTGCGCGCCGGAACCGGCGGCGGCGAAGCGGCCTTGTTCGCGGCGCTGCTGTTCGAGATGTACCGCAAATACGCCGCGTTGCGCGGCTGGAAGTTCGAGACGCTGTCGCTGTCGGAATCAGAAATCGGCGGCCTTCGGGAAGGCACGGCCTCCATCGAAGGGCGCGGCGTCTTCGCCCGCCTCAAATTCGAGTCCGGCGTGCATCGGGTGCAGCGCGTTCCGGCGACCGAGAATTCCGGACGGGTGCATACCTCCACCGCAACGGTCGCGGTCATGCCCGAAGCCGAGGAAGTCGACATTCAAATCCATGAGCGCGATTTGAAGATCGACACGTTCCGCGCGTCCGGCGCGGGCGGGCAGCATGTCAACAAGACCGAAAGCGCCGTCCGCTTCACGCATATCCCGACCGGCGTCGTGGTCGCCTGCCAGGACGAGCGCTCGCAGCACAAGAATCGCGACCGGGCGATGAAAATGCTGCGCGCGAAACTCTATGAGCAGCAGCGCAGTGCGAAAGACGCGGCGCGCGCGGCGCATCGCAAGGGGCAAGTGGGCACGGGCGACCGTTCGGAGCGCATCCGCACCTATAATTTCCCGCAATCGCGCGTCACCGACCACCGGGTCGAACTGACGCTGTATAAAATCGATGAGATCGTGAACGGCACCGCGCTCGACGAGATCATCGACGTGCTGCTGTCGCATGACGAGGCGGAACGGCTGGCCGAGCTTGGTTGA